The following are encoded together in the Ranitomeya imitator isolate aRanImi1 chromosome 4, aRanImi1.pri, whole genome shotgun sequence genome:
- the LOC138674795 gene encoding olfactory receptor 5G3-like produces MCDVNQTEVTEFLLLGFTGLYKYKFLLFILFLFSYLIILGGNLLIIMLVSTNHNLNTPMFYFLKYLAVADILSTTTIMPMMLNIILYDMKEVPVRICIIQLHMIFIFGFNPMILLTIMSYDRYLAICSPMRYNSIMQPHVCFKMVLGSWFFNVVLSFEMILVWQLEFCGNNIIDHFFCDFEILRELTSSNTYLLTLVDFVIGIIGGVIPFALILISYLSIFYTIMALSSISGLSKAFSTCGSHLTTVCIYYGTLLTIYTIPSNDRSMSTNKFLSLLYIVVTPMMNPIIYSLRNQEIRRAIHQMFRKCYGYS; encoded by the coding sequence ATGTGTGACGTCAACCAGACTGAAGTCACAGAGTTCCTGCTCCTTGGATTTACAGGTCTATATAAATACAAATTTCTGCTCTTCATCCTTTTCCTCTTCTCTTACCTGATAATACTGGGTGGAAACCTCCTTATTATAATGTTGGTGTCCACCAATCACAACCTCAATACCCCAATGTTCTACTTTCTCAAATATCTCGCCGTAGCCGACATCCTTTCCACTACGACCATTATGCCCATGATGTTAAATATAATTCTATATGACATGAAGGAGGTGCCAGTGAGGATCTGCATCATTCAGCTCCATATGATATTCATATTTGGTTTTAACCCAATGATACTGCTCACTATAATGTCTTATGATCGGTACTTGGCCATTTGCAGCCCGATGCGCTATAACTCTATAATGCAACCTCATGTTTGCTTCAAGATGGTTCTTGGCTCCTGGTTTTTTAACGTTGTCCTTTCCTTTGAGATGATTCTTGTTTGGCAGCTGGAGTTTTGTGGTAACAACATAATAGACCACTTCTTCTGTGACTTTGAGATACTTCGTGAATTGACTTCCTCCAACACTTACCTCTTGACTTTGGTTGACTTTGTAATAGGCATCATTGGCGGTGTCATCCCTTTTGCTTTAATTCTTATCAGCTATTTGAGTATTTTCTACACCATAATGGCCCTTTCATCCATCAGTGGCTTGTCAAAAGCCTTCTCCACATGTGGCTCCCATCTCACCACTGTATGCATCTACTATGGAACTCTCCTCACTATCTACACGATACCATCCAATGACAGATCAATGAGCACGAACAAGTTTTTATCTCTGCTGTACATTGTGGTGACTCCAATGATGAATCCCATCATTTACAGTCTGAGGAATCAGGAGATCAGGAGAGCTATTCACCAAATGTTCAGAAAATGTTACGGATATTCTTAA